A single genomic interval of Arthrobacter globiformis harbors:
- a CDS encoding NAD(P)/FAD-dependent oxidoreductase has protein sequence MASARIDADTRILIIGAGVVGAALADDLTRHGMKSVTVVDQGPLYRTGGSSSHAPGFAFQTTGSALMSELARRTLDKLDGLTLDGQWILKWVGGLELACEPERLEYLHRRHNLARSWDVPARMVSADGCGKLFPGLDTSTVLGGLHTPTDGVVKAVRAVEWQARRAIENGARFYGHTAVTGFRTERGRVTGVEVRPTPPVPGNPSKGDQLPEGTSFIEADIVVVCAGLWGPGLGKLLGLELPMVPMEHCSSPHQPAAVARRIQ, from the coding sequence GTGGCCTCCGCCCGAATTGACGCAGACACCCGGATCCTCATCATCGGCGCCGGTGTGGTTGGTGCCGCCCTGGCCGACGACCTGACCCGCCATGGCATGAAGTCCGTAACCGTGGTGGACCAGGGGCCCCTCTACCGCACGGGCGGGTCCTCATCCCACGCTCCTGGCTTCGCGTTCCAGACGACCGGTTCTGCCCTGATGTCTGAACTCGCCAGGCGGACACTCGACAAGCTGGACGGGCTGACGCTGGATGGCCAGTGGATCCTCAAATGGGTTGGTGGTTTGGAACTGGCCTGCGAGCCGGAGCGGCTGGAATACCTGCACCGGCGGCACAACCTCGCCCGGTCCTGGGATGTGCCGGCCCGGATGGTTTCCGCCGACGGGTGCGGGAAGCTGTTCCCGGGCCTCGACACCTCCACCGTGCTCGGCGGTCTGCACACGCCAACGGACGGCGTGGTCAAAGCCGTACGGGCTGTCGAGTGGCAGGCCCGGCGTGCCATCGAGAACGGAGCGCGGTTCTATGGCCACACAGCGGTCACCGGGTTCCGGACAGAACGCGGCCGGGTGACCGGCGTCGAGGTCCGGCCGACGCCGCCGGTGCCGGGTAATCCGTCCAAGGGCGACCAGCTCCCGGAGGGGACGTCGTTCATCGAGGCGGATATCGTCGTAGTCTGCGCAGGGCTGTGGGGGCCCGGGCTGGGAAAGCTGCTGGGGCTGGAACTGCCCATGGTTCCGATGGAACACTGCTCGTCCCCACACCAGCCCGCTGCCGTCGCTCGCCGGATTCAGTGA